A window of the Synechococcus sp. JA-3-3Ab genome harbors these coding sequences:
- a CDS encoding F0F1 ATP synthase subunit gamma produces MANLKRIRDRIKAVKNTRKITEAMRLVAAARVRRAQEQVMATRPFADRLAQVFYRLQTRLRLEDVDLPLLKQRPIETVGLLVVAGDRGLCGAYNANVIKRTEERVRELQETGQQVRLYLVGRKAVQYFQRRSAPIAKTYVNLSQIPTAAEAAQIGDELLSAFLSEKVDKVELIYTRFVSLISSRPVVQSLLPLDPTRLAARDDEIFNLLVRGGEFTVERSKIVAAVSAPPPDMIFEQDPVQILDALLPLYLNNQLLRALQEAAASELAARMTAMSNASDNATELIRTLGLAYNKARQAAITQEILEVVAGAEAL; encoded by the coding sequence ATGGCAAACCTAAAGCGGATTCGCGACCGCATCAAGGCGGTGAAGAACACCCGCAAGATTACAGAGGCCATGCGCCTGGTGGCCGCGGCGCGGGTGCGACGGGCTCAGGAGCAGGTGATGGCCACCCGTCCCTTTGCCGATCGCCTGGCCCAGGTTTTCTACCGCCTGCAGACGCGGTTGCGGCTGGAGGATGTCGACCTGCCCCTGCTGAAGCAGCGGCCCATTGAGACCGTGGGCCTATTGGTGGTGGCCGGGGATCGGGGCCTGTGCGGCGCTTACAATGCCAACGTTATCAAGCGCACCGAGGAGCGGGTGCGCGAGCTGCAGGAGACGGGGCAGCAGGTGCGGCTTTACCTGGTGGGCCGCAAGGCGGTGCAGTATTTTCAGCGCCGCTCTGCCCCCATCGCCAAGACCTACGTGAATCTGTCCCAGATCCCCACTGCCGCTGAAGCTGCTCAAATTGGGGATGAGCTGCTCTCCGCTTTCCTCTCCGAGAAGGTGGATAAGGTGGAGCTCATCTACACTCGCTTTGTCTCGCTGATTAGCTCGCGGCCAGTGGTCCAGTCGCTGCTTCCTCTGGATCCCACGCGCCTGGCTGCCCGCGACGACGAGATTTTTAACCTTCTGGTGCGCGGGGGAGAGTTCACCGTCGAGCGCAGCAAGATCGTGGCTGCTGTTTCCGCTCCGCCGCCGGACATGATCTTCGAGCAGGATCCGGTGCAGATTTTGGACGCGCTGCTGCCGCTGTACTTGAATAACCAGTTGTTGCGGGCTTTGCAGGAAGCAGCGGCCAGCGAGTTGGCGGCCCGCATGACGGCCATGAGCAACGCCAGCGACAACGCCACCGAGCTTATCCGCACACTGGGCCTTGCCTACAACAAAGCTCGGCAGGCGGCCATCACTCAGGAGATCCTGGAGGTAGTTGCCGGGGCTGAGGCCCTGTAA
- the atpA gene encoding F0F1 ATP synthase subunit alpha, which produces MPTIRPDEISTIIKQQIEQYNQEMQISNVGTVLQVGDGIARIYGLEKVMASELLEFEDGTVGIALNLEEDNVGAVLIGSGRNIQEGSIVKATGRIASIPVGEALLGRVVDPLCNPIDGKGPIHCTETRLIESPAPGIVDRRSVYEPLQTGITAIDALIPIGRGQRELIIGDRQTGKTTLAVDTILNQKGQDVICIYVAIGQKQSNIAQVVNILSERGAMDYSIVVAAGADSPAPLQWLAPYCGATIAEYFMYQGKHTLVVYDDLSKQAVAYRQMSLLLRRPPGREAYPGDVFYLHSRLLERAAKLNSRLGEGSMTALPIVETQANDVSAYIPTNVISITDGQIFLESDLFNAGIRPAINVGISVSRVGSAAQTKAMKKVAGSIKVELAQYRDLEAFAQFASDLDEATQKQLARGQRLQEILKQPQYSPLSLDQQVAIIYAGTRGYLDDIPVEKVSSFKQGLLSYLGTAHPKYGEIVLSTKQLTDEAEEILKTAIAEFKQSFLAKAA; this is translated from the coding sequence ATGCCTACAATTCGCCCAGACGAGATCAGCACCATCATCAAGCAACAGATCGAACAGTACAACCAGGAGATGCAGATCTCCAATGTCGGCACCGTCCTGCAGGTGGGGGACGGCATTGCCCGCATCTACGGCTTGGAGAAGGTGATGGCCAGCGAGCTACTGGAGTTCGAGGATGGCACGGTGGGCATTGCCCTCAACCTGGAGGAAGACAACGTCGGCGCGGTGCTGATCGGCTCCGGGCGCAACATCCAAGAAGGATCTATCGTCAAAGCCACGGGCAGGATTGCCAGCATCCCGGTGGGAGAAGCCCTGCTGGGCCGCGTGGTGGATCCCCTCTGCAATCCCATCGATGGCAAAGGGCCGATTCACTGCACCGAGACGCGCCTCATTGAGTCGCCGGCCCCTGGCATCGTCGATCGCCGCTCCGTCTACGAGCCCCTGCAGACTGGCATCACCGCCATCGATGCCCTGATCCCCATCGGGCGGGGCCAGCGGGAGCTGATCATCGGCGACCGCCAAACCGGCAAGACCACCCTTGCTGTCGACACCATCCTCAACCAAAAAGGACAGGATGTCATTTGCATCTATGTGGCCATCGGCCAGAAGCAGAGCAATATCGCCCAGGTGGTGAACATCCTGAGCGAGCGAGGGGCGATGGACTACAGCATTGTGGTGGCTGCCGGCGCCGACAGCCCGGCCCCGCTGCAGTGGCTGGCCCCCTATTGCGGCGCCACCATCGCCGAGTACTTCATGTACCAGGGCAAGCATACCCTGGTGGTCTACGACGATCTGTCCAAGCAGGCGGTGGCCTACCGGCAGATGTCGCTGCTGTTGCGGCGCCCACCTGGACGGGAAGCCTACCCAGGAGATGTGTTCTATCTGCACTCGCGCCTGCTGGAGCGGGCCGCCAAGCTGAACAGCCGGCTGGGCGAGGGATCCATGACGGCGCTGCCGATTGTGGAAACCCAGGCCAACGACGTGTCGGCCTATATTCCCACCAACGTTATCTCCATTACCGATGGGCAGATCTTCCTGGAGTCGGATCTGTTCAACGCCGGCATTCGCCCGGCCATCAACGTCGGCATCTCTGTCAGCCGCGTCGGCTCGGCAGCCCAGACCAAGGCGATGAAGAAAGTGGCCGGCTCGATCAAGGTGGAACTGGCGCAATATCGCGACCTGGAAGCCTTTGCCCAATTTGCCTCCGACCTGGACGAAGCTACACAGAAGCAACTGGCCCGCGGCCAACGGCTGCAGGAGATCCTCAAGCAGCCGCAGTACTCGCCCCTGTCTTTGGATCAGCAGGTGGCCATCATCTACGCCGGGACGCGGGGGTATTTGGACGACATTCCGGTGGAGAAAGTCTCCAGCTTTAAGCAGGGCCTGCTGTCCTACTTGGGCACCGCCCATCCCAAGTATGGCGAGATCGTTCTCTCCACCAAGCAGCTTACCGACGAGGCGGAAGAGATCTTGAAAACCGCCATCGCGGAGTTCAAGCAAAGCTTCCTGGCCAAGGCGGCCTAG
- the atpH gene encoding ATP synthase F1 subunit delta: MISSTMAARVVDPYAEALVSLASAQGLLDTFEADIRFIAAVVQATPELGQFLASPLVKAEAKKNLLQQVFADQIHPLLLNALKLLSDRRRIMFLGAVCQRFLELQRKLKNIVLAEVTTAVPLTEAQQQSIRERVRDFTQASGVELQTSQDPTLLGGVIIKIGSQVIDLSLRGQLRRLALQLA, translated from the coding sequence ATGATCAGCAGCACCATGGCCGCCAGAGTGGTGGATCCCTACGCCGAAGCCCTTGTTTCGCTGGCCTCTGCGCAGGGATTATTGGATACCTTTGAGGCCGACATCCGTTTCATTGCCGCGGTTGTGCAGGCCACGCCGGAGCTGGGCCAATTCCTCGCCAGTCCCCTGGTCAAGGCGGAAGCCAAGAAAAACCTGTTGCAGCAGGTGTTTGCCGACCAGATCCACCCGCTGCTGCTGAACGCGCTCAAGCTGTTGAGCGACCGTCGCCGTATTATGTTCCTCGGGGCCGTCTGCCAGCGGTTCTTGGAGCTGCAGCGGAAGCTCAAAAATATCGTCCTGGCCGAGGTGACCACAGCGGTACCTTTGACCGAGGCGCAACAGCAGTCGATCCGCGAGCGGGTGAGGGACTTCACACAAGCCAGCGGCGTGGAGCTCCAGACCAGCCAAGATCCCACGTTGCTGGGTGGAGTGATCATTAAGATTGGATCCCAGGTGATCGACCTTAGCCTGCGCGGCCAGTTGCGCCGGCTGGCGCTGCAGTTAGCCTAG
- a CDS encoding F0F1 ATP synthase subunit B encodes MLVWSLVPAWLLAVAEPVTEATEGSAEKGILDAILESNLINIAIILSLLYILGRRVVGEALAKRREGILEELRQAEQRKQEAIERLAEEQQKLAQAQQEAERIRKQAEANAEARRQELLQQAEREIERLRANAERDLSAEQEQILQELRRQIVRQALSKVEQELPQHLNEQVHQRLIERGIQMIAR; translated from the coding sequence ATGCTGGTGTGGAGCCTTGTGCCCGCTTGGCTTTTGGCCGTTGCCGAGCCGGTGACGGAAGCCACTGAGGGTTCTGCAGAAAAGGGGATCCTGGATGCGATTCTGGAAAGCAACTTAATCAACATCGCCATCATCCTCAGCCTGCTGTACATTTTGGGCCGCCGGGTGGTGGGGGAAGCTCTGGCCAAACGGCGAGAAGGCATCCTCGAGGAGCTGCGCCAGGCGGAGCAGCGCAAGCAGGAGGCGATCGAGAGGCTGGCGGAGGAGCAGCAAAAGCTGGCGCAGGCTCAGCAGGAGGCGGAGCGCATTCGCAAACAGGCGGAGGCCAATGCGGAAGCCCGCCGGCAGGAGCTGTTGCAGCAGGCGGAGCGGGAGATCGAGCGGCTGCGCGCCAACGCCGAAAGGGATCTCTCTGCCGAACAAGAGCAAATTCTCCAGGAGCTGCGCCGCCAGATCGTGCGCCAAGCCCTGAGCAAGGTGGAGCAGGAGCTGCCGCAACACCTCAACGAGCAGGTGCACCAGCGCCTGATTGAACGGGGGATCCAGATGATTGCCCGCTAG
- a CDS encoding F0F1 ATP synthase subunit B', which translates to MICSTLLAVEAAEKNGLFDLDATLPIIAVQFLLLVAVLNSLFYEPVTRVIDSRNDYIRTTQAEAQERLDKAMALTRQYEAEIGQARLQAQQVIAEAEAAAARIRSEKLAAAQAEIQAKLEAARRQIEQEKQTALEQLQQQVDAIAAQITEKLLGSAR; encoded by the coding sequence ATGATCTGTTCAACCCTGTTGGCCGTTGAAGCTGCCGAGAAAAATGGCCTCTTCGATCTCGACGCCACCTTGCCCATCATTGCCGTCCAATTTCTGTTGCTGGTGGCCGTGCTCAACTCCCTCTTCTACGAGCCGGTTACTCGGGTTATCGACAGCCGCAACGACTACATCCGCACCACCCAGGCGGAGGCCCAGGAGCGGCTGGACAAGGCGATGGCCCTGACCCGCCAGTACGAGGCTGAGATCGGCCAGGCCCGCCTCCAGGCGCAGCAGGTGATCGCCGAGGCGGAAGCGGCTGCGGCCCGTATCCGTTCGGAGAAGCTGGCGGCGGCCCAGGCGGAGATCCAAGCTAAGCTGGAGGCGGCGCGGCGGCAAATCGAGCAGGAAAAGCAGACGGCGCTCGAACAACTGCAGCAGCAAGTGGATGCCATTGCCGCCCAGATCACCGAGAAGCTGTTGGGCAGCGCCCGTTAA
- the atpE gene encoding ATP synthase F0 subunit C, with translation MDPLTSAASVLSAALAIGLGSLGPGLGQGNAAAAAMEGLARQPEAEDKIRGNLLVSLAFMEALTIYGLVVALVLLFANPFA, from the coding sequence ATGGATCCGTTAACCTCTGCTGCTTCTGTGTTGTCTGCCGCTCTGGCAATTGGCCTGGGATCCCTGGGCCCGGGTCTGGGCCAGGGGAATGCTGCTGCCGCTGCCATGGAGGGGCTGGCCCGTCAGCCGGAAGCAGAAGACAAAATCCGCGGCAACCTGTTGGTTAGCCTGGCCTTCATGGAAGCCCTGACCATCTATGGCCTGGTGGTGGCGCTGGTGCTCTTGTTCGCCAACCCCTTCGCCTGA
- the atpB gene encoding F0F1 ATP synthase subunit A yields MNLFFSAPPLVAELEVGHHLYWHLGKFTVHGQVLIASWIAIALILTVVLLGTRQLQREPAGLQNFIEYTLEFVQSIARAQIGEKNFRPWVPYVGTLFLFIFVSNWMGNLFPWKLIPLPEGELASPTNDINTTAGLALLTSVMYFVAGISKRGLSYFKKYIEPTPVLLPINVLEDFTKPLSLSFRLFGNILAEELVIAVLVLLVPLLIPVPVMILFLFTGAIQALIFSTLSAAYIGEALEGHGGGDHHD; encoded by the coding sequence ATGAACCTGTTCTTCTCCGCTCCTCCTCTGGTAGCAGAACTTGAGGTTGGTCATCACCTTTACTGGCACCTGGGCAAATTTACGGTTCACGGGCAAGTTTTGATTGCCAGTTGGATTGCCATCGCCCTGATCTTGACCGTGGTGCTGTTGGGGACTCGTCAACTGCAGCGGGAGCCCGCTGGTCTGCAAAACTTTATCGAGTACACCCTGGAGTTTGTCCAAAGCATTGCCCGTGCCCAGATTGGTGAGAAAAACTTCCGGCCCTGGGTGCCCTACGTTGGCACCTTGTTCCTGTTTATTTTTGTCTCCAACTGGATGGGCAATCTCTTCCCCTGGAAGTTGATTCCCCTGCCGGAAGGAGAGCTGGCCTCTCCCACCAACGACATCAACACCACCGCCGGCTTGGCGCTGCTCACCAGCGTCATGTATTTCGTGGCCGGTATCAGCAAGCGAGGGCTGTCTTACTTTAAGAAGTACATCGAGCCCACGCCAGTTCTGTTGCCCATCAACGTCCTGGAAGACTTCACCAAGCCCCTCTCCCTGAGTTTCCGTCTGTTCGGCAACATCTTGGCAGAAGAGCTGGTGATTGCGGTGTTGGTGTTGCTGGTGCCGTTGTTGATCCCGGTGCCGGTGATGATCCTATTTCTGTTTACGGGGGCCATTCAGGCTTTGATCTTCTCCACCCTCTCGGCCGCTTACATTGGAGAGGCGCTGGAAGGTCATGGGGGTGGGGATCACCACGATTGA
- a CDS encoding ATP synthase subunit I: MARSSRLLSHSPARWKATPWKPKPLPPLEEAAPPPQQEAGLGCQSALQPSLAPGKADLREKATTAGRSYEALQLWLVLVTLGVSLAIAVGVALVYSPAVAANYLLGAIVGVVYLRMLGRGVAELGKSRSRLGVTRLALFVGLIVLATQVKSLQILPIFLGFMTYKVTLLIYLVQTLTRLSSSA; the protein is encoded by the coding sequence ATGGCACGTTCTTCCCGACTCCTCTCCCACAGTCCTGCCCGTTGGAAGGCGACCCCGTGGAAGCCTAAGCCTTTGCCGCCCCTGGAGGAGGCGGCGCCTCCGCCACAGCAGGAGGCGGGTCTGGGCTGCCAGAGTGCGTTGCAGCCGTCGCTTGCCCCGGGCAAAGCGGATTTGCGGGAGAAGGCGACAACGGCTGGCAGGAGCTATGAAGCACTGCAGCTATGGTTGGTGCTGGTCACCTTGGGGGTGAGCCTGGCCATTGCGGTGGGGGTGGCTTTGGTTTACTCGCCGGCGGTGGCTGCCAATTATTTGCTGGGGGCAATCGTCGGCGTAGTCTATCTGCGCATGCTGGGCCGCGGCGTCGCGGAACTGGGCAAAAGTCGCAGCCGACTGGGGGTAACGCGTTTGGCTTTGTTTGTCGGGCTAATCGTCCTGGCCACCCAGGTGAAGTCTTTGCAGATTTTGCCCATTTTCTTGGGGTTCATGACCTACAAGGTCACCCTGCTGATTTATCTTGTTCAGACCTTGACCCGTTTATCTTCTTCTGCGTGA
- a CDS encoding DUF3177 family protein, with the protein MIPVSWLVKAIWVDYSLAVALTVVLPLALLIWAFAVGLRPLIQLLIVYWRVSSLLAVTVYLMIGGLPISFLSGAMARLLIPMGLWFWQDWSTALEQSRSWAARAFLLWRWILTGYMGVGFFFSGAFVPCAFQASLSLQCRAWFEPPLGFREIFHPNVPPELLGSLGAWGLVVYLLYSVYFVWRLRPPTEKRELAA; encoded by the coding sequence ATGATCCCAGTGAGTTGGCTGGTCAAGGCGATCTGGGTGGACTACAGCTTGGCTGTAGCGCTGACGGTGGTGCTGCCGTTGGCTCTCCTAATTTGGGCCTTTGCGGTGGGGTTGCGTCCTCTGATTCAGCTCTTGATCGTCTACTGGCGGGTATCCAGCCTATTGGCGGTGACGGTGTATTTGATGATCGGCGGTCTGCCCATCAGTTTCTTGAGCGGGGCGATGGCGCGGCTGTTGATCCCAATGGGTCTGTGGTTCTGGCAGGATTGGAGCACTGCCCTTGAGCAGTCGAGAAGCTGGGCGGCGCGGGCTTTCTTGCTCTGGCGGTGGATCCTGACTGGCTATATGGGGGTCGGGTTCTTCTTTTCAGGAGCCTTTGTGCCCTGCGCCTTCCAGGCTTCTTTGTCGCTGCAGTGTCGAGCCTGGTTTGAGCCGCCGCTGGGCTTTCGGGAGATCTTCCATCCCAATGTACCCCCCGAGCTGCTCGGGAGCCTAGGGGCCTGGGGCTTGGTAGTTTACCTACTCTACAGCGTCTATTTCGTTTGGCGGCTGCGGCCCCCTACCGAGAAAAGGGAGTTGGCAGCATGA
- the gpmI gene encoding 2,3-bisphosphoglycerate-independent phosphoglycerate mutase codes for MDAQSVAPVVLVILDGWGYREAPEGNAVLAARTPVVDSLWATYPHTLLQASGRAVGLPSGQMGNSEVGHLTLGAGRVVPQELVRISDAIETGSLFHEPLLVEVCHRLKEQGGRFHFIGLCSEGGVHSHIDHLYGLLKLAAQAGIPAYVHAITDGRDTLPRDGARVLAALEKELQWLGSGVIATLSGRYYAMDRDRRWERTQKAYEILTEDGPGCGRSAAEVMEDFYAQDITDEFIPPTRLAPGAVQSGDAVIFFNFRPDRARQLTQAFVCPDFSGFQRRLIPDLTFITMTQYDPTLPVQVLFKPQNLDHLLGQVVSEAGLKQLRIAETEKYAHVTYFFNGGIEQPFPGEDRILVQSPLVATYDQMPEMSAVEVTDKAIEAIARREYSLVVLNYANPDMVGHTGNFKATVRALETVDRCLGRLLAAVVDVGGTTLIVADHGNAELMWDEQGNPWTAHTNNPVPCILVEGERRKIPGRGGDVKLRSGGTLADVGPTLLEILGLPQPPEMTGQSLLQPAEYTILQRQPAPVGR; via the coding sequence ATGGATGCACAATCGGTGGCACCTGTGGTTCTGGTAATCCTGGATGGCTGGGGTTATCGCGAAGCCCCTGAGGGCAATGCGGTGCTGGCCGCCCGAACCCCTGTCGTGGACAGCCTATGGGCTACCTACCCCCATACCCTGCTGCAAGCTTCGGGGCGAGCCGTGGGCCTGCCGTCAGGGCAAATGGGCAACTCAGAAGTGGGCCACCTGACCCTGGGGGCGGGGCGGGTGGTGCCGCAGGAGTTGGTGCGTATCAGCGACGCCATCGAGACGGGATCCCTTTTTCACGAGCCCCTCTTGGTGGAGGTTTGTCATCGGCTCAAGGAGCAGGGGGGCCGTTTTCATTTCATTGGCCTCTGCTCTGAGGGGGGGGTTCACTCCCACATCGACCATCTCTACGGCTTGCTGAAGCTGGCAGCCCAGGCGGGGATCCCTGCCTATGTCCACGCCATCACCGATGGCCGCGATACCTTGCCCCGCGATGGAGCCAGGGTTCTGGCCGCTCTGGAAAAAGAGCTGCAATGGCTGGGCAGCGGCGTCATCGCCACCCTGAGCGGCCGCTACTACGCCATGGATCGGGATCGCCGTTGGGAGCGCACCCAGAAGGCCTACGAGATCCTGACGGAAGACGGCCCTGGCTGTGGCCGCAGCGCCGCCGAGGTGATGGAAGACTTTTACGCCCAGGATATTACCGACGAGTTTATTCCCCCCACTCGCTTGGCTCCGGGGGCGGTGCAGTCGGGAGATGCGGTCATCTTCTTCAATTTCCGCCCGGATCGCGCCCGCCAGCTTACCCAAGCTTTTGTCTGTCCCGACTTTTCCGGTTTTCAGCGCCGTCTGATTCCGGATCTCACCTTCATCACCATGACCCAGTACGATCCGACCTTGCCGGTGCAGGTGCTTTTTAAGCCGCAGAACCTGGATCACCTGCTGGGCCAAGTGGTGAGCGAGGCCGGCCTCAAGCAATTGCGCATTGCCGAGACGGAAAAGTACGCCCACGTCACCTACTTTTTTAACGGCGGCATTGAGCAGCCCTTTCCCGGCGAAGATCGCATCTTGGTGCAAAGCCCGCTGGTGGCCACCTACGACCAAATGCCGGAGATGTCAGCGGTGGAGGTGACCGACAAAGCCATCGAAGCTATCGCCCGCCGCGAATACAGCCTGGTGGTGCTCAACTACGCCAACCCCGACATGGTGGGCCACACCGGCAACTTCAAGGCCACGGTGCGGGCGCTGGAGACGGTGGATCGCTGCCTGGGCCGTCTGCTGGCGGCGGTGGTGGACGTGGGGGGAACCACCTTAATCGTGGCGGATCACGGCAATGCGGAGCTGATGTGGGACGAGCAGGGCAACCCTTGGACGGCCCACACCAACAACCCCGTGCCCTGCATCCTGGTGGAGGGGGAAAGGCGCAAGATCCCTGGTCGCGGTGGCGATGTCAAGCTGCGCTCTGGCGGCACCCTGGCCGATGTCGGCCCCACCCTGCTCGAGATCCTAGGCCTGCCTCAGCCCCCCGAGATGACAGGGCAATCTCTTCTGCAGCCGGCAGAATACACCATCCTGCAGCGGCAGCCGGCGCCTGTGGGGCGCTAA
- a CDS encoding tetratricopeptide repeat protein, which translates to MGVNAPLLYLVALAGILSVVGYFVLREVLRIRAQERVIRQLQPRLSKGKGSPQEHYELGSVYLQKRLYDQAIVQLKKALEVAGENIPPVCNALGFAYFSQGQYDLAIRYYKDAVAADPGYVTAWNNLAHAYEKKNLYGPGLEAYETVLQLDPKNAIAKRRAESLRKRLRPSPRG; encoded by the coding sequence ATGGGCGTCAACGCTCCCCTCCTGTACCTGGTGGCTTTGGCCGGTATCCTCAGCGTGGTGGGCTACTTCGTCCTGCGCGAGGTGCTGCGGATACGGGCCCAGGAAAGAGTCATCCGGCAGCTCCAGCCCCGCCTGAGCAAAGGCAAGGGATCCCCGCAGGAGCACTACGAGTTGGGCAGCGTCTATCTGCAAAAGCGCCTCTACGACCAGGCTATCGTCCAGCTTAAAAAAGCTCTAGAGGTGGCTGGGGAGAACATTCCCCCCGTCTGCAACGCCCTCGGCTTTGCCTACTTCAGCCAGGGGCAATACGACTTGGCCATCCGCTACTACAAAGACGCGGTGGCAGCGGATCCCGGCTATGTAACCGCTTGGAACAATCTGGCCCATGCCTACGAGAAGAAAAATCTCTACGGCCCTGGCCTCGAGGCCTACGAGACGGTGCTGCAACTGGATCCGAAGAATGCCATTGCCAAGCGCCGCGCCGAGTCCCTGCGCAAACGTTTGCGGCCCAGCCCCCGCGGCTGA
- the dps gene encoding DNA starvation/stationary phase protection protein Dps, producing the protein MVTAAKTRLYPTQIDLPAEARAQLVELLNQSLADTLDLKTQVKQAHWNVKGMNFIALHEMFDTFAGTLENYVDMLAERVTALGGIARGTARIVAQTSALPEYDLTAEDGRAHLQALAARYGQYAASVRRNIDRSTELGDADTADLFTEISRQIDKDLWLIEAHLQA; encoded by the coding sequence ATGGTTACCGCCGCAAAAACCCGTCTCTACCCCACCCAGATCGACTTGCCGGCGGAGGCCCGCGCGCAACTGGTGGAGCTGCTCAACCAGTCCTTGGCGGACACGCTGGATTTGAAAACTCAGGTGAAGCAGGCCCACTGGAACGTCAAAGGCATGAACTTCATCGCCCTGCACGAGATGTTCGACACCTTTGCCGGCACTCTGGAGAACTACGTGGACATGCTGGCGGAGCGGGTTACAGCTTTGGGGGGCATTGCCCGCGGCACGGCCCGCATCGTCGCCCAAACCTCAGCCTTGCCGGAGTACGACCTGACGGCTGAAGACGGCCGGGCTCACCTGCAGGCTTTGGCGGCCCGCTACGGCCAGTATGCCGCTTCGGTGCGCCGCAACATCGACCGCAGTACCGAACTGGGGGACGCCGATACCGCCGACCTGTTTACCGAGATCTCGCGCCAGATCGACAAAGATCTTTGGTTGATCGAGGCTCACCTGCAGGCGTAA
- the mnmE gene encoding tRNA uridine-5-carboxymethylaminomethyl(34) synthesis GTPase MnmE yields MDLTAPLADTIAAIATAVVPEQGSIGIVRLSGSRALAIAQAIFTPARRNAVWESHRLLYGWIHDEKGRRLDEALAVWMQAPRSYTREDVVELHCHGGIMVVQATLQQCLRQGARLAQPGEFSLRAFLNGRIDLTQAESVADLVAARSPQAAQMALAGLQGKLGQSIRALRQELLGLLAEIEARLDFEEDLPPLDVPAWQARLQDIQAQMQALLATAERGQLLRTGVKVAIVGRPNVGKSSLLNAWSGQDRAIVTDLPGTTRDVVESQLVVRGIPVQLLDTAGIRATDDPVERLGVERSQRLAQTADVLVLVIDAQAGWTEADAAIYASIRHRPLILVINKTDLAPADKIRLPPEIAYRVPAVAAQGQGIPELEEALEQLVTQGRPQPNLEVSLNQRQAAALRQAQASLEQVVQAMQAQLPLDFWTIDLRGALHALGQITGEEISEAVLDQIFSRFCIGK; encoded by the coding sequence ATGGATCTGACTGCGCCCCTGGCCGATACCATTGCTGCCATTGCCACGGCAGTGGTGCCCGAACAGGGCAGCATTGGCATTGTACGCCTCTCCGGTTCGCGGGCTTTGGCCATTGCCCAGGCTATCTTTACTCCCGCCCGCCGCAACGCAGTCTGGGAAAGCCATCGCCTCCTCTACGGCTGGATCCACGACGAGAAGGGCCGGCGGTTGGACGAGGCCCTGGCCGTCTGGATGCAGGCTCCCCGCTCCTACACCCGCGAGGACGTAGTGGAGCTGCACTGCCACGGCGGCATCATGGTGGTTCAGGCCACGCTGCAGCAGTGCCTGCGCCAGGGGGCACGGCTGGCGCAGCCGGGGGAGTTCAGCCTGCGCGCTTTCTTGAACGGCCGCATCGACCTCACCCAGGCCGAAAGCGTGGCCGATCTGGTGGCGGCCCGCTCCCCGCAGGCGGCCCAAATGGCCCTGGCGGGGCTGCAGGGCAAGTTGGGGCAGTCCATCCGCGCCCTGCGCCAGGAGCTGCTGGGTTTATTGGCCGAGATCGAAGCCCGCCTCGACTTTGAAGAGGATCTGCCCCCCCTGGACGTCCCCGCTTGGCAGGCCCGGCTGCAAGACATTCAGGCTCAGATGCAGGCCCTGCTGGCCACCGCCGAGCGGGGGCAACTACTGCGCACTGGGGTGAAAGTGGCCATTGTCGGGCGGCCCAATGTGGGCAAGTCCAGCCTGCTCAACGCCTGGTCGGGGCAGGATCGCGCTATTGTCACGGATCTACCTGGCACCACTCGGGATGTGGTGGAGTCCCAGTTGGTGGTGAGAGGGATCCCCGTCCAGCTCCTGGATACCGCCGGCATTCGCGCCACCGACGATCCGGTGGAACGGCTAGGGGTGGAGCGCTCCCAACGGCTGGCCCAGACCGCCGATGTGCTGGTGCTGGTCATCGACGCCCAGGCCGGCTGGACGGAGGCTGATGCGGCTATCTATGCCTCCATCCGCCACCGCCCCCTCATCCTGGTGATCAACAAAACCGACCTCGCCCCCGCCGACAAGATCCGCCTCCCGCCCGAGATCGCCTACCGCGTCCCCGCCGTCGCCGCCCAAGGCCAAGGGATCCCGGAGCTGGAAGAGGCCTTGGAGCAGCTTGTGACTCAGGGGCGGCCCCAGCCCAACCTGGAGGTGAGCCTCAACCAACGCCAGGCCGCCGCCCTCCGCCAGGCCCAAGCCAGCCTGGAACAAGTCGTTCAGGCTATGCAGGCGCAGCTCCCCCTCGATTTTTGGACCATCGACCTGCGCGGCGCCCTGCACGCCCTTGGCCAAATCACCGGCGAGGAGATCTCCGAAGCGGTGCTGGATCAGATCTTCAGCCGCTTCTGCATCGGCAAGTAA